From one Acidobacteriota bacterium genomic stretch:
- a CDS encoding Do family serine endopeptidase has product MDENLTMIKKQLQRVKIIVLMLALMLAIGTGYSLEKIAAAQSATQAQLPTPQDLSRTFVGIAKQVKPAVVNIDTVEEVKRSTSSRQSNPIPFFDFGDSVPRRQRGTGSGVIISQDGYILTNNHVAGNASKLKVKLTDGREFTAKLVGSDPETDLAVIKIDAQSLPFAKLGDSEKVEQGEWVIALGSPFGLEQTMTAGIVSALGRDLGAQAQFTKFIQTDASINPGNSGGPLVNMNGEIIGINSMIFSRSGASEGVGFAIPSSLASKVYSQIVKNGKVTRAYLGVNPRDLTPAIARSLGYKGGTTGALIANIPSQSGPAAKAGLQSGDIITEVDGKAIKTSKELVETVADLPVGKQINLKFVREGTEQSANVVLAERPKLSDNNEEQPEENEEENSTDNELGISVVTVTPQMASQLNLKVNTGVVVQAVKSDSPAAEAGLQRGVVIHRVEGKLVRNRAEWMSAIASLKGQKEIALQIERSGGQFDFVTVTLD; this is encoded by the coding sequence ATGGATGAGAATCTAACGATGATTAAAAAACAATTGCAGCGCGTAAAAATTATTGTCTTAATGCTGGCTTTGATGCTGGCGATAGGGACGGGGTATTCACTGGAAAAAATTGCAGCAGCACAATCAGCTACGCAAGCTCAGTTGCCCACACCACAGGATTTATCGCGGACCTTCGTAGGCATTGCCAAGCAGGTTAAACCGGCAGTCGTCAACATTGATACAGTTGAAGAGGTGAAACGCTCGACTTCATCGCGTCAAAGTAATCCGATTCCATTTTTTGATTTCGGCGATAGCGTCCCGCGTCGTCAACGTGGAACCGGCTCCGGTGTAATCATCAGCCAGGACGGTTACATTTTGACCAACAACCATGTCGCAGGCAACGCCAGTAAATTGAAGGTGAAGCTTACGGATGGTCGTGAGTTTACTGCCAAACTCGTAGGCTCAGACCCGGAAACCGATTTAGCGGTAATTAAAATTGATGCCCAGAGCCTGCCCTTTGCTAAACTCGGCGATTCCGAAAAGGTTGAGCAGGGCGAATGGGTGATTGCTCTGGGAAGCCCGTTTGGTTTAGAGCAGACGATGACCGCAGGCATCGTTTCGGCGCTCGGTCGTGACCTCGGCGCACAGGCGCAATTTACCAAATTCATTCAAACCGATGCTTCGATTAATCCGGGCAATTCCGGTGGCCCGTTAGTCAACATGAACGGCGAAATCATCGGCATTAACTCAATGATTTTTTCGCGTTCGGGAGCCAGCGAAGGCGTCGGTTTTGCTATCCCTTCATCCCTGGCATCGAAAGTCTATTCGCAAATCGTTAAAAACGGTAAAGTGACCAGAGCCTATCTGGGCGTCAATCCGCGGGATTTAACCCCGGCAATCGCTCGCAGCCTCGGCTATAAAGGCGGAACTACCGGCGCGTTGATTGCCAACATTCCGTCGCAAAGTGGTCCTGCTGCAAAAGCCGGTTTGCAAAGCGGTGACATCATTACCGAAGTGGACGGCAAAGCGATTAAAACTTCTAAAGAGCTGGTGGAAACGGTTGCCGATTTACCGGTTGGTAAACAAATCAACCTGAAATTCGTGCGTGAAGGCACGGAACAATCAGCTAATGTGGTTTTAGCCGAGCGTCCGAAATTATCGGATAATAACGAAGAGCAACCTGAAGAGAACGAAGAAGAAAACAGTACCGATAACGAGCTTGGTATCTCGGTTGTAACGGTGACCCCGCAGATGGCTTCGCAACTGAACCTCAAAGTGAATACCGGCGTTGTGGTGCAAGCGGTCAAATCGGATAGCCCTGCGGCTGAAGCCGGTTTGCAACGCGGCGTGGTGATTCATCGCGTAGAAGGCAAGCTGGTCAGAAACCGTGCCGAATGGATGAGCGCCATCGCCAGTCTCAAAGGGCAAAAAGAGATTGCCTTGCAAATCGAGCGTTCAGGCGGTCAATTCGATTTCGTAACCGTTACCCTTGATTAA
- a CDS encoding BON domain-containing protein, translating to MLRIRTTILALTVAFLIATSSAVLAGGSKKGNDIQSGTAREIRKELVTLPYYGVFDNLAFKLEGDTVILYGQVVRPTTRKDAEKRIAKIEGVERVINNIEVLPLSRFDDSIRLRTYRAVFGAGSLYRYGQGVNPSIHIIVKNGHVSLEGIVATEGDKNLAGISARGVPGSFSVTNNLKVERRS from the coding sequence ATGTTAAGAATAAGAACAACAATATTAGCTTTAACAGTCGCGTTTTTAATTGCAACATCATCAGCCGTTTTGGCAGGTGGCAGCAAAAAAGGTAATGACATACAGAGCGGAACCGCCAGAGAAATCAGAAAAGAACTGGTTACTCTGCCGTATTACGGCGTGTTCGATAACCTTGCATTTAAACTGGAAGGCGATACGGTAATCCTTTACGGGCAGGTTGTGCGTCCGACGACGCGCAAAGATGCTGAAAAACGGATTGCCAAAATCGAAGGCGTTGAGCGGGTAATCAATAACATTGAAGTTTTGCCGCTATCACGCTTCGATGATTCGATTCGTCTGCGCACTTACCGCGCGGTGTTCGGCGCAGGAAGTCTTTATCGTTATGGACAAGGCGTCAATCCTTCGATTCACATTATTGTGAAAAACGGTCATGTTTCGTTGGAAGGCATTGTTGCTACGGAAGGCGATAAGAATTTAGCCGGAATTTCAGCCAGAGGCGTACCCGGTTCTTTTTCGGTGACCAATAATCTTAAAGTTGAACGTCGCAGTTAA
- a CDS encoding glycine--tRNA ligase: MVTIDTITSLAKRRGFVFQSSDIYGGLGSVWDYGPLGVELVNNIKRAWWRSVVYERDDMVGLDAGILMNRLVWHYSGHEATFSDPMVDCRECKSRLRADKIEGKCPVCGSTNLTEPRKFNLMFRTTVGPVDDGSGLAYLRPETAQGIFVNFKNVLDSTNRKLPFGIAQTGKAYRNEITPGNFIFRTREFEQMEIEFFVKPPHILKEGDLNDEQWHDRWIEDRFNWYLSLGMNANNLRQYEQPPEELAHYAKRTVDLQYRFFPEREEEDKQFDELEGIANRTAFDTMSHSKKMVRVNKPVSEQAEGEYILIDPVTGEKVLARIKEDSKKSKGEEEVRHNPDSTADMTYFDHESNKHVFPYVIEPSAGVARSTLAFLMDAYNEEEVRGETRVVLKLHPHLAPIKVAVLPLAKNKEGIVSLAKDIKTRLQRTGTMRAVYDDTGAIGKLYRRQDEVGTPFCLTVDHQSLEDNQVTIRDRDTMEQERIGIADIEKTIAQKLGFTLS; encoded by the coding sequence ATGGTCACAATCGATACGATAACCTCGCTGGCGAAACGGCGCGGGTTTGTTTTTCAATCAAGCGACATTTATGGCGGACTCGGTTCGGTCTGGGATTACGGCCCGCTCGGCGTTGAACTGGTCAACAACATCAAACGCGCCTGGTGGCGTTCGGTGGTCTATGAGCGCGACGATATGGTCGGACTCGACGCGGGCATTTTAATGAACCGTCTGGTCTGGCATTATTCCGGTCACGAAGCGACGTTTTCCGACCCGATGGTCGATTGTCGCGAGTGCAAATCGCGTCTCCGCGCCGATAAAATAGAAGGCAAATGTCCGGTTTGCGGCTCAACCAACTTAACCGAACCGCGTAAATTCAACCTGATGTTTCGCACCACGGTTGGCCCGGTTGATGACGGGTCGGGACTCGCTTACCTGCGCCCTGAAACCGCGCAAGGCATCTTCGTTAATTTCAAAAACGTACTTGATTCGACCAATCGCAAATTGCCTTTCGGGATTGCACAAACTGGCAAAGCCTATCGCAATGAAATCACGCCGGGCAATTTCATTTTCCGTACACGCGAATTCGAGCAGATGGAAATCGAATTTTTCGTCAAACCGCCGCACATTCTCAAAGAAGGCGATTTGAATGACGAACAATGGCACGACCGCTGGATTGAAGACCGCTTCAACTGGTATTTGTCGCTCGGCATGAATGCCAATAATTTACGCCAATACGAACAACCGCCCGAAGAACTCGCGCATTACGCCAAGCGCACAGTCGATTTGCAATATCGCTTCTTCCCCGAACGCGAAGAGGAAGATAAGCAATTTGATGAACTCGAAGGCATCGCCAATCGCACGGCATTCGACACCATGTCACACTCGAAAAAAATGGTGCGCGTCAATAAACCTGTTAGCGAGCAAGCCGAAGGCGAATACATTTTGATTGACCCGGTAACCGGCGAAAAGGTTCTCGCGCGGATTAAAGAGGATTCCAAAAAATCCAAGGGCGAAGAGGAAGTCCGGCACAATCCCGATTCGACCGCCGATATGACCTATTTCGACCACGAATCGAATAAGCACGTCTTCCCTTACGTGATTGAACCGTCGGCGGGCGTAGCGCGTTCGACGCTCGCCTTCCTGATGGACGCTTACAACGAAGAGGAAGTGCGCGGCGAAACCCGCGTCGTCCTGAAACTTCATCCCCACCTCGCGCCGATTAAAGTCGCGGTTTTGCCGCTTGCCAAAAACAAAGAAGGCATCGTCAGTCTCGCTAAAGATATTAAAACCCGCTTGCAACGCACCGGCACCATGCGCGCCGTTTACGATGACACGGGCGCGATTGGCAAACTCTATCGTCGGCAGGATGAAGTCGGCACGCCGTTCTGTTTGACGGTTGACCATCAATCGCTGGAAGATAATCAGGTCACCATACGCGACCGCGATACGATGGAACAGGAACGCATCGGCATTGCCGATATTGAAAAAACCATTGCACAAAAACTTGGCTTCACGTTGAGCTAA
- a CDS encoding cytochrome c: MKSLKAVFALIFAAIFSVACGTTSESANKNTATPVATSTTPAATANANQPASGETMKASVDAKALYTEKCEMCHAADGKGNAQMKMKEMPNFTNAEWQKKETDEEFTKAIKEGKKPMPGFGDKMNDEQIKALVAYVRAFAKK; the protein is encoded by the coding sequence ATGAAAAGTTTGAAGGCAGTTTTTGCTCTTATTTTCGCAGCAATTTTCTCTGTCGCTTGCGGCACCACAAGCGAATCCGCCAATAAAAACACGGCTACGCCGGTCGCCACCAGCACGACGCCGGCAGCGACGGCGAATGCCAATCAACCGGCATCCGGTGAAACGATGAAAGCCAGCGTCGACGCGAAAGCGCTCTACACCGAAAAATGCGAGATGTGCCACGCCGCCGATGGCAAAGGCAATGCGCAAATGAAAATGAAAGAGATGCCTAACTTCACCAATGCCGAGTGGCAGAAAAAAGAGACTGATGAAGAATTCACCAAAGCCATTAAAGAAGGCAAAAAACCGATGCCGGGATTTGGCGACAAGATGAACGACGAACAGATCAAAGCTCTGGTCGCTTACGTTCGCGCCTTTGCGAAAAAATAA